The nucleotide window CGGTCACCCCGCTGCGCTTGACGACCGCGAGGACCGCCTCCTCGACGGTCGTGAACCGTTTGCCGCACTCCGGGCAGGAACGCCGCCGCCGGATGAGCTGGCCGTCGTCGGCCTCCCGCGAGTCGACCACCCGGGAGTCAGCGTGCCGGCAGTACGGACACCGCATCGCCCACCTCCATAAAATGATCAACTGCGAGCACACCGGACACCCCCGGACACGACTCACCGCGACGGTGCCATCCTCGGATGACGCCCGCCGTGATCGACGTTACGGGAGTGCGGTCGGTAGTCAGACCCAACCTGTAGGCAACTTACGCCCGTGTCACTACTACATCTAGGGGTCGACGGTATGTCGCCGGGGAAGCCGGGTCAAGTTGATCGGCGTGTCCGGCGCGTCACGGACCATCCGGCCATCCACGCCCCGCAGCACGCCCGAAGACCCAACGCCACGGCCCCGCCCGGGTTACCGGCTGGTGGGCCAGACCCGGGCGGAAAACGGTCGACGATCGAACACCAGTGCTACCTGACGTACCATTTATCAGAACATCCGTACTACCGGAGTGTTTTTTCACCCCGACACGCCGGTGAGAGGTCGTACAGATGTTTGAAAATGACTGATCTCACCTATACGGTCATGAACAACGTGGCACCACCGCACGCACCACGAGCCGACGAGGCACCCAGCGCCGACCAGGGAGGACGGACGTGACCGAGGACCGGGCCAGCCGGCCGAAGAGCCCGCAGCAGATCACCGAGGCGGGCCCCCCGGCCACCCGACGCCGCAGCCCCGCGCGCAGCCGGACGGGTCAGCCCGCCGTGCGCCCGGTCACCCCGGTGGTCAGCGCCTTCCCCGACCCGGCGACTGTCGACCTGACCGCCCGTCAGCGCCGCATCCTGGAGTTCATCCGCAACTGGGTGGAACGACACGGCTACCCGCCGAGCGTCCGAGAGATCGGCGAGGCGGTCGGCCTGGTGTCGCCGTCAAGCGTCGCCTACCAGCTCAAGGAGCTGGAGAAGAAGGGCTTCCTGCGCCGCGACCCGAACCGGCCGCGCGCGGTGGACGTCCGCGCCCCCAGCGAGGCCATCGACGACGAGTTGTCGAGGGCACAGCGGCCGACCCCGGCGTACGTGCCGATGCTCGGTCGGATCGCCGCCGGTGGGCCGATCCTCGCCGAGCAGGCCGTGGAGGACATCTTCCCGCTCCCCCGCGAGCTGGTGGGTGAGGGCGAGGTCTTCATGCTCCAGGTCAAGGGCGATTCGATGCTCGACGCGGCGATCTGCGACGGCGACTGGGTGGTCGTCCGGCAGCAGCCGACCGCCGACTCGGGTGAGATCGTGGCCGCCATGCTCGACGGCGAGGCGACCGTCAAGACCTACCGGCGGCGCGACGGGCACGTCTGGCTGATGCCGCAGAACCCAGCCTTCGACCCGATTCCCGGCGATGACGCCACCATCATGGGCCGGGTCGTGGCGGTGCTACGCCGGATCTGACCGATCGGCGGGTGAGTGCCGACAGCGCTCACCCGCACCGCTCGGCAGGGCCTGACGAGCGCCTCAGCGCCGATCAGTACCGGTCGCCCCGGTGACCGCGACCGCCCCCGGGATACTGCCCGTACGGGTCGACGGGCGGCGCGTCGTCGTCGCGTCGGCGGCCGGGCCGCTGACCCCGGTAGTCGGGCTCCTGCCCACCGCGCCGGGGCGGCTCCGCGCGACCGGGCTGACCGCCGTCGCCGCCGTACACGCCACCACCAGGACGACCGCCGCCACCCTGTGGACGGCCACCGCCGCCCGCTGGGGGACGACCGCCGCCGCTGGCCGGGGGACGACCGCCGCCACCCGCCGGGGGACGGCCGCCGCCGCCGTAGACGCCGGCACCGCCGCCGTCCGGTCTTGGCGCACCGTAGCCACCGTCAGCCGGGGCCGGCCGAGCGCCACCGCCGTACACCGCGCCACCCGCCGGGGCTGGGCCGCCGCGACCCGCACCACCGCCGTAGACCGCTCCGCCGGCCGGCGCGCCACCCCCGTAGACACCACTTCTCCGGTCGTCATCGGCCGGGAACCCGTCGGCGGCACGACCCGCACGCGGGCCGAACGGCTCGCCATCCGGGTCGGACGCGTCGGACGCGTCAGCGCCAGGCGGCCGACGGCGGGCACGAACGATGCCGAAGATGCCGCTGGCGACCAACAGCAGGCCGATCAGCCCGACCGCCCCGACCAGGTACGTGATGTCGTCGAGGCTCAGCCCGTCGGTCCAGGATTTCGAGGCGGCCGGCTTGCCGCCCTCCTCCGCAGCCAGTGGCACGGCGGTGGAACTGGACGGGGTGTAGCTGAGAACGTCGAGCGGCTCGTCTTCGGCGAACCGGCCGGCGTCGGAGACGGTGACGAACGACTTCCCGTCCGAGGTGTAGCTGATGGCCTCGCCGAACGGGTCGGCCAGCGGCGTCACCCGCGGCTTGCCGGTGGTGAGAGCGCCCACGATGTCGCCACCGGTCACGTCGAACTCGAAGGCGTCCGCGTAGGTGCGCAGGACCACCCGAGTGCCGTCCGGTGCCCGGGACGCGCCGGTGATGGCGATCCGGCCGAACGTGTTGAGGGTGTTCTCCGTCTCGGTCTTCGGCAGCGTGATCTCGCCTGCCTTACGCATCGGCACCGGGTCGGTGTCGCCGCTCTTCAGGGCCGCCGACGGCGTGAAGATCTCGGCCTTGCCGCTGGTCACCTTTGTGATGATCAGTGGTTTCCCGTCGTCGCCGATGAGCAGCGCCTCGGCGTCGTGCGGTTTGGCCTCGGGGTAGGAGAGCCGGTGCAGAGTCGGCTCCTTGCCGCCGGTGACAGGCATCGACCAGAGCGCGACGCGGCTGCGGCGCTCCTTCGAGTCGGGGTTGTCACCGGTGTCGGCGATCCAGAGGGTGCGCCCGTCCTTGGACAGGGCGAGATCCTCGGTGTCGAACGGGCCCTGCCCCGAGTAACGGACCGGCTCCTTCGAGATCTTGCACTTGGTGTCCAGGAAGAAGACCCGCTTGCGTGCCGTGACCTCGGTGCCGTCGTTGATGACGATGTAGCCACTCTTGGTGGCGACCAGCCCGGACAGCTCCCGTAGGCGCTCGTCGGCGATCGTGCATCGCTTCTGGCCGGGTTTGGCGGCGGGCGGCCCCGACGCCCCAGGGGCGGGAGCCGCAGCGGCGACTCCGGCGAGCGCCACGGTTGCCCCGAGCAGGCCGAGGGCAACCGTGACCGAGGAAACAACGCGGCGCATTCGGCCAGTGTCGCATGCCGCGCGTTTCCGGTGGATGACGCCGTGGCCGCTCAGGACCTGCTGCCGGCCGCCTGCCCCTGCCGCTCCACGTCGAACGCCGCCAACTCAGCAGCCAGCTCCGCACTGACGCGGACATGCAGCAGGGTGCCTTCCGGCAGGTGCGACGTGCTGAGCACCTCACCGGTGCGGTGCACCCGGGACACCAGGTCACCCCGGTCGTACGGCACGACCGCCCGGACCTCCACGGCCGGCTGCGGCAGCCGGTCCTCGATCGCCGCGCGCAGCTCGTCCATGCCCCGCCCGGAGTACGCCGAGACGAAAATCGCGTCCGGCCAGAGCCGCTTGAGCCGCAGCAGGGTGTCCTCGTCGGCCGCGTCGGTCTTGTTGACCACCAGCAGCTCGGGGAGCCGATCCGCGCTCACCTCGGCGAGCACCTCGTGCACCGCACGGACCTGCTCCTCCGGATCCGGGTGGGTGCCGTCGACGACGTGCACCACCAGATCCGCCTCCGCGACCTCCTCCAGCGTCGAGCGGAAAGCCTCGACGATCTGGTGCGGCAGGTGTCGGACGAAGCCGACAGTGTCGGAGAGGGTGTAGACCCGCCCGTCCGAGGCGGTGGCCTTACGGGTGGTCGGGTCCAACGTCGCGAACAGCGCGTTCTCCACCAGCACGCCCGCGTCGGTCAGTCGGTTGAGCAGGCTTGACTTGCCGGCGTTGGTGTAGCCCGCGATGGCCACGGCGGGGACGGAGTTGCGGGTGCGTCGGGCACGCTTGGTGACGCGTACCGTCCGCATGTTCTTGATCTCCCGACGCAGCCGGGAGATGCGGTGGCGGATACGCCGCCGGTCGGTCTCCAGCTTGGTCTCACCGGGACCACGCACACCCACACCGCCACCGGCGCCGCCGCCTCGGCCGGAACCACCGGTCTGGCGGGAGAGCGTCTCACCCCAACCGCGCAGTCGGGGCAGCAGGTATTGCAGCTGGGCCAGCTCGACCTGCGCCTTACCTTCCTTGCTCTTGGCGTGCTGGGCGAAGATGTCGAGGATCAGCGCGGTGCGGTCGACGACCTTGACCTTGGTGCGCTGCTCCAGGTTGCGCAGCTGCGACGGGGACAGCTCACCGTCACAGATGACCGTGTCGGCGCCGGTGGAGAGCACCACCGCGCCGAGGTCGTCGACCTTGCCGCGGCCGATGTAGGTGGCCGGGTCGGGTCGGGTACGACGTTGGATGAGCCCTTCGAGCACCTGCGAACCCGCGGTCTCGGCCAGCGCGGCGAGCTCGGCCAGCGAGTTCTCCGCGTCGGCGATCGTGCCTTCGGTCCAGACGCCCACCAGGACGACCCGCTCCAGCCGCAGCTGGCGGTATTCCACCTCGGTGACGTCGGTGAGCTCGGTTGACAGGCCCGGGACGCGTCGGAGGGACTGTCGCTCCGACAGCTCCATCTCGCCGGTGGTGACGTCGTCGAGCTCGTCCTCGACGGGGACAAAGCTCTCCTGGTCTCGCAAGCGGTTCTCCTGTCCGTTTTGATAAGTAGAACGTAATCCTGACATGACACAACGCCGAACGCACCTGCTATATGCCCATGGTGAAGGTCGCCAAAAGTGGGGGCGAATGCTGGTCGGCTGCGACAACCCGGTAGAAATGCGGGCGGCGGCCGATCGGCCGCACAGCCGTGACGGAGGGATCCCGTGGCCATCACCCGACTGCCGAGCGCCGGATTTTCGATCACCATCCGGATCGCCGTGACCGCGGACGCTTCCTCGATCGGCCGGCTCACCACCTCCGTCGGCGAGGCCGGGGCGATCGTCACGGCGCTGGACGTGGTGGACTCGGACCCGAATAGCGTGATCGTCGACCTGACCTGCGACACCGCCGACGCCGGTCACGCCGACCAGGTGGTCGACGCGCTGACCGCGCTGGACGGCGTGGACGTGCGCAAGGTGTCGGACCGGACGTTCCTGCTGCACCTGGGCGGCAAGATCGAGGTGACCTCGAAGGTCGCGCTGCGCAACCGCGACGAGCTGTCCCGGGCGTACACCCCGGGGGTGGCCCGGGTCTGCATGGCGATCGCCGAGAACCCGGCCGACGCACGGCGACTGACCATCAAGCGCAACACCGTCGCGGTGGTCAGTGACGGCTCGGCGGTCCTCGGCCTGGGCAACCTCGGCCCGGCCGCGTCGCTGCCGGTGATGGAGGGCAAGGCCGCGCTGTTCAAGCGCTTCGGCGGGGTGGACGCCTGGCCGGTGGTGCTGGACACCCAGGACACCGACGAGATCGTGCAGATCGTCAAGGCGATCGCGCCGGCCTACGGTGGCATCAACCTGGAGGACATCGCCGCGCCGCGCTGCTTCGAGATCGAGGCCCGGCTGCGCGAGGCGCTGGACATCCCGGTCTTCCACGACGACCAGCACGGCACCGCGATCTGCGTGCTGGCCGCGCTGACCAACGCGCTGCGCGTGGTGGGCAAGCGGCTCGAGGACGTCCGGGTGGTCGTCTCCGGAGCCGGCGCGGCCGGCACCGCGATCATGAAGCTGCTGCTGCGCCAGGGCGTCGGCGACATCATCGCGTACGACCGGGAGGGCGCCCTGCACC belongs to Micromonospora ureilytica and includes:
- the hflX gene encoding GTPase HflX; this encodes MRDQESFVPVEDELDDVTTGEMELSERQSLRRVPGLSTELTDVTEVEYRQLRLERVVLVGVWTEGTIADAENSLAELAALAETAGSQVLEGLIQRRTRPDPATYIGRGKVDDLGAVVLSTGADTVICDGELSPSQLRNLEQRTKVKVVDRTALILDIFAQHAKSKEGKAQVELAQLQYLLPRLRGWGETLSRQTGGSGRGGGAGGGVGVRGPGETKLETDRRRIRHRISRLRREIKNMRTVRVTKRARRTRNSVPAVAIAGYTNAGKSSLLNRLTDAGVLVENALFATLDPTTRKATASDGRVYTLSDTVGFVRHLPHQIVEAFRSTLEEVAEADLVVHVVDGTHPDPEEQVRAVHEVLAEVSADRLPELLVVNKTDAADEDTLLRLKRLWPDAIFVSAYSGRGMDELRAAIEDRLPQPAVEVRAVVPYDRGDLVSRVHRTGEVLSTSHLPEGTLLHVRVSAELAAELAAFDVERQGQAAGSRS
- a CDS encoding NAD-dependent malic enzyme codes for the protein MAITRLPSAGFSITIRIAVTADASSIGRLTTSVGEAGAIVTALDVVDSDPNSVIVDLTCDTADAGHADQVVDALTALDGVDVRKVSDRTFLLHLGGKIEVTSKVALRNRDELSRAYTPGVARVCMAIAENPADARRLTIKRNTVAVVSDGSAVLGLGNLGPAASLPVMEGKAALFKRFGGVDAWPVVLDTQDTDEIVQIVKAIAPAYGGINLEDIAAPRCFEIEARLREALDIPVFHDDQHGTAICVLAALTNALRVVGKRLEDVRVVVSGAGAAGTAIMKLLLRQGVGDIIAYDREGALHRGLTGLNSAWQWLAENTNKENYSGDLPGAIRGADVFIGVSAPNLLTGDDIAQMAKDSIVFALANPDPEVDPREARKHAAVVATGRSDQPNQINNVLAFPGVFRGMLDAHAEEFTEEMALAAARAIADVVGEEKINPTVIVPSVFDPRVAPAVAAAVRAAAHNPSPLPAADPGPADLPEIAANASATP
- the lexA gene encoding transcriptional repressor LexA codes for the protein MTEDRASRPKSPQQITEAGPPATRRRSPARSRTGQPAVRPVTPVVSAFPDPATVDLTARQRRILEFIRNWVERHGYPPSVREIGEAVGLVSPSSVAYQLKELEKKGFLRRDPNRPRAVDVRAPSEAIDDELSRAQRPTPAYVPMLGRIAAGGPILAEQAVEDIFPLPRELVGEGEVFMLQVKGDSMLDAAICDGDWVVVRQQPTADSGEIVAAMLDGEATVKTYRRRDGHVWLMPQNPAFDPIPGDDATIMGRVVAVLRRI